From a single Micromonospora pallida genomic region:
- the treY gene encoding malto-oligosyltrehalose synthase encodes MPVTHEPARASGPDPAPRRDGASSGRRVGATYRVQVRPGFDLDATAGLAGYLADLGVTHLYSAPLLTATPGSAHGYDVVDHRAVNPELGGEAARRRLVAALRAAGLGLVVDIVPNHAGVARPAANPAWWDVLRRGRDSAYACWFDIDWDRGRLLLPVLADSPDALDDLTLADGELRYHDHRFPIADGTGAGSAREVHDRQHYELVSWRRGDAELTYRRFFAIADLAGLRVEDPAVFAATHAEVLRWVAAGEVDGIRVDHPDGLRDPAGYLARLRAAAPAAWIIVEKILEYGEELPDWPVDGTTGYEALAPVCGLFVDGHAESDFTALDTRLTGTATSWPELIHGTKLAAATRLLAAELSRLAALAPEIDPADARAALAELAANFPVYRGYPPEGARHLAAARAEAGRRRPDLTAALDALTARLRDPDDELGQRFPQLTGAVMAKGVEDTAYYRWSRFVALNEVGGSPAHFGTPPAEFHRFAAARQRRWPTAMTTLSTHDTKRGEDVRARLAVLSELPRRWARQVGRWTTEAPLPDPAFAHLLWQTVVGAWPIERERLHAYVEKAAREAADSTSWTDPDPVFERALHALVDRMYDDPGLHASITAFAAEITGAGWSNALGQKLVQLAMPGVPDVYQGTELWDNSLVDPDNRRPVDFAVRRDLLARLDAGWQPPVDLGGAAKLLVVSRTLRLRRNRPELFGDHRPVRAHGPATAHAVCFDTGGALVVATRLPVTLDRRGGWDDTYVSLPVYTMTELFTGRVYAGGRVPLADLLGTYPVALLAPTGEAL; translated from the coding sequence ATGCCGGTGACCCACGAACCCGCGCGGGCGTCGGGGCCGGATCCTGCGCCCCGCCGGGACGGCGCGTCGTCCGGCCGGCGCGTCGGGGCCACCTACCGGGTGCAGGTCCGGCCCGGGTTCGACCTGGACGCCACCGCCGGCCTCGCCGGCTACCTCGCCGACCTGGGCGTCACCCACCTCTACAGCGCGCCGCTGCTGACCGCCACCCCCGGTTCCGCGCACGGCTACGACGTGGTGGACCACCGGGCGGTCAACCCGGAACTCGGCGGCGAGGCGGCCCGGCGGCGGCTGGTCGCCGCGCTCCGCGCCGCCGGCCTCGGCCTGGTCGTGGACATCGTCCCCAACCATGCCGGGGTGGCCCGGCCGGCGGCCAACCCGGCCTGGTGGGACGTGCTGCGGCGAGGCCGGGACTCGGCGTACGCGTGCTGGTTCGACATCGACTGGGACCGGGGACGACTGCTGCTGCCGGTGCTCGCCGACAGTCCCGACGCGCTGGACGACCTCACACTGGCCGACGGGGAGCTGCGCTACCACGACCACCGCTTCCCGATCGCCGACGGCACCGGGGCGGGCAGCGCCCGGGAGGTCCACGACCGGCAGCACTACGAGCTGGTCTCCTGGCGACGCGGTGACGCCGAGCTGACGTACCGGCGGTTCTTCGCCATCGCCGACCTGGCCGGGCTGCGGGTGGAGGATCCGGCGGTCTTCGCCGCCACGCACGCCGAGGTGCTGCGCTGGGTGGCGGCCGGAGAGGTCGACGGCATCCGGGTCGACCACCCCGACGGGCTGCGCGACCCGGCCGGCTACCTGGCCCGGCTGCGGGCCGCGGCCCCCGCCGCCTGGATCATCGTGGAGAAGATCCTCGAGTACGGCGAGGAACTGCCGGACTGGCCGGTCGACGGGACCACCGGATACGAGGCGCTCGCCCCGGTCTGCGGCCTCTTCGTCGATGGGCACGCCGAGAGCGACTTCACCGCCCTGGACACCCGGCTCACCGGCACCGCCACCTCCTGGCCCGAGCTGATCCACGGCACCAAGCTCGCCGCCGCCACCCGGCTGCTCGCCGCCGAGCTGTCCCGGCTGGCCGCCCTCGCCCCCGAGATCGACCCGGCTGACGCCCGCGCCGCCCTCGCCGAACTGGCCGCCAACTTCCCGGTCTACCGGGGCTACCCGCCCGAGGGCGCCCGCCACCTGGCCGCCGCCCGCGCCGAGGCCGGCCGCCGCCGGCCCGACCTGACCGCCGCCCTGGACGCGCTCACCGCCCGGCTGCGCGACCCGGACGACGAACTCGGCCAGCGGTTCCCACAGCTCACCGGCGCGGTGATGGCCAAGGGGGTGGAGGACACCGCCTACTACCGGTGGAGTCGGTTCGTCGCGCTCAACGAGGTCGGCGGCAGCCCCGCGCACTTCGGCACCCCGCCGGCGGAGTTCCACCGCTTCGCCGCCGCCCGGCAGCGCCGCTGGCCGACGGCGATGACCACACTCTCCACCCACGACACCAAGCGCGGCGAGGACGTCCGGGCCCGGCTCGCCGTCCTGTCCGAGCTGCCGCGACGCTGGGCCCGGCAGGTCGGCCGGTGGACGACCGAGGCGCCGCTGCCCGACCCGGCCTTCGCCCACCTGCTCTGGCAGACCGTCGTCGGCGCCTGGCCGATCGAGCGGGAACGGCTGCACGCGTACGTGGAGAAGGCCGCCCGGGAGGCCGCCGACTCGACGAGCTGGACCGACCCGGACCCGGTCTTCGAACGGGCCCTGCACGCCTTGGTCGACCGGATGTACGACGACCCGGGCCTGCACGCCTCGATTACCGCGTTCGCCGCGGAGATCACCGGGGCCGGCTGGTCGAACGCGCTTGGGCAGAAGCTCGTCCAGCTCGCCATGCCCGGTGTCCCCGACGTCTACCAGGGCACCGAGCTGTGGGACAACTCCCTGGTGGACCCGGACAACCGCCGGCCGGTCGACTTCGCCGTACGGCGGGACCTGCTGGCCCGCCTGGACGCCGGCTGGCAGCCCCCGGTCGACCTGGGTGGCGCGGCGAAGCTGCTGGTGGTCTCCCGGACCCTGCGGCTGCGTCGGAACCGGCCCGAGCTGTTCGGCGACCACCGCCCGGTGCGGGCGCACGGGCCGGCGACGGCGCACGCCGTCTGCTTCGACACCGGCGGCGCCCTGGTGGTGGCGACCCGGCTGCCGGTGACGCTGGACCGCCGGGGTGGGTGGGACGACACGTACGTGTCGCTTCCCGTTTACACCATGACCGAGCTGTTCACCGGGCGCGTCTACGCTGGCGGACGGGTGCCGTTGGCCGATCTGCTCGGCACCTATCCCGTCGCGTTGCTGGCTCCCACCGGGGAGGCATTATGA
- the treZ gene encoding malto-oligosyltrehalose trehalohydrolase, which produces MTEFTVWAPEANRVRLRVDDADREMTTRPGGWWWAEVPDAGPGTDYAFLLDDDERALPDPRSPWQPVGVHGPSRLYDHAAFGWRDQAWTGRQLPGSILYELHVGTFTPEGTFDAVIDRLDHLVDLGVDMIELLPVNAFNGEHNWGYDGVCWYAPHHAYGGPDGLKRLVDAAHRRGLGVILDVVYNHFGPSGAYAPLFGPYLAEGTNPWGRSVNLDGPHSDEVRRYIIDSVLMWLRDYHVDGLRLDAVHALTDHRAVPLLEELAVEVESLATHLGRPLSLIAESDLNDPRLITPREAGGMGLHAQWNDDAHHALHTLLTGERQGYYADFGSLECLETVLTGAFFHAGTWSSFRNRSHGRPVDRQRVPGHRFVAYLQNHDQIGNRATGDRISATLSPAMLRVGATLLMTAPFTPMLFMGEEWGTTTPWQFFTSHPEPELADAVATGRRREFAAHGWPPGDVPDPQDPQTFARSRLDWAELDKPAHREMLEFHRRLIALRKARPDLSDPRLDLVDVRHGDRFLAVRRGECVVVANLADKPQRVDLPGVVRQVLLTTGTGVTVMRDGVELPAETAAIVAL; this is translated from the coding sequence ATGACCGAGTTCACCGTGTGGGCACCGGAGGCGAACCGGGTCCGGCTGCGGGTCGACGACGCCGACCGGGAGATGACCACCCGGCCGGGCGGCTGGTGGTGGGCCGAGGTGCCCGACGCCGGACCCGGCACCGACTACGCGTTCCTCCTCGACGACGACGAGCGCGCCCTGCCGGACCCGCGTTCGCCCTGGCAGCCGGTGGGCGTGCACGGGCCGAGCCGGCTCTACGACCACGCCGCCTTCGGGTGGCGGGACCAGGCGTGGACCGGCCGGCAACTGCCCGGCAGCATCCTGTACGAGCTGCACGTCGGCACGTTCACCCCGGAGGGCACCTTCGACGCGGTGATCGACCGCCTCGACCACCTGGTCGACCTCGGGGTCGACATGATCGAACTGCTCCCGGTCAACGCCTTCAACGGCGAACACAACTGGGGCTACGACGGGGTGTGCTGGTATGCCCCGCACCACGCCTACGGCGGCCCCGACGGCCTGAAACGGCTGGTCGACGCGGCGCACCGCCGGGGACTGGGGGTGATCCTCGACGTCGTCTACAACCATTTCGGCCCCTCCGGGGCGTACGCGCCGCTGTTCGGGCCGTACCTCGCCGAGGGCACCAACCCGTGGGGCCGGTCGGTCAACCTGGACGGACCGCACTCCGACGAGGTCCGCCGCTACATCATCGACAGTGTGCTGATGTGGCTGCGCGACTACCACGTCGACGGCCTGCGGCTGGACGCGGTGCACGCGCTCACCGACCACCGGGCGGTGCCGCTGCTGGAGGAGTTGGCGGTGGAGGTGGAGTCCCTCGCCACCCACCTCGGCCGGCCGCTGTCGCTGATCGCCGAGTCCGACCTGAACGACCCCCGGCTGATCACGCCCCGCGAGGCGGGCGGGATGGGCCTGCACGCGCAGTGGAACGACGACGCCCACCACGCCCTGCACACCCTGCTCACCGGGGAACGGCAGGGCTACTACGCCGACTTCGGCTCGCTGGAGTGCCTGGAGACGGTGCTGACCGGCGCGTTCTTCCACGCCGGCACCTGGTCGAGCTTCCGTAACCGCAGCCACGGGCGACCGGTCGACCGGCAGCGGGTGCCCGGGCACCGGTTCGTGGCGTACCTGCAGAACCACGACCAGATCGGCAACCGCGCCACCGGGGACCGGATCTCCGCCACCCTCTCCCCGGCGATGCTGAGGGTCGGCGCGACCCTGCTGATGACCGCGCCGTTCACCCCGATGTTGTTCATGGGGGAGGAGTGGGGCACGACCACCCCGTGGCAGTTCTTCACCAGCCACCCCGAGCCGGAGCTGGCCGACGCGGTCGCCACCGGCCGGCGGCGGGAGTTCGCCGCGCACGGCTGGCCGCCGGGGGACGTGCCGGACCCGCAGGACCCGCAGACCTTCGCCCGGTCCCGACTGGACTGGGCCGAACTGGACAAGCCGGCGCACCGGGAGATGCTGGAGTTCCACCGGCGCCTGATCGCGTTGCGCAAGGCCCGGCCGGACCTCTCCGACCCCCGGCTGGACCTGGTCGACGTCCGCCACGGCGACCGGTTCCTGGCGGTCCGGCGAGGGGAGTGCGTGGTGGTGGCGAACCTGGCCGACAAACCGCAGCGGGTCGACCTGCCCGGCGTGGTGCGTCAGGTCCTGCTCACCACCGGCACCGGGGTCACCGTCATGCGGGACGGCGTCGAGTTGCCCGCCGAGACGGCGGCGATCGTCGCCCTGTGA